The genomic DNA TGGCATTGTGTTACGTGACAAAACTGCggtcttttattgtcctcagcaaaAGGTGcaattgtgtaatgatcatgctctttaatcatcttattgatatgccacacctgtcaggtggatagattatcttggcaaaggagaaacgctcactaacagggatgtaaacaaacatttgagagaaataagcttttttgtgcatattaaacatttctgggatcttttatttcagctcatgaaacatgggaccaacactgtcAGCAGCATATCTGTAGACACTtctgccacaccttcatttatgaAATGGGGGGTGAAAaacatgctattctcatgcttaaattcaaggtcagaatagcatagagagaaaagtgcataaaaagggaattatgttCCATTTATGCGTGCATAACTCGGGACGAAATGCACCCCTTGATGCACAGCCATATCATTATAtcgttatattattatataatatcGTTATGCAAAAACTGTAAAACAAAAGCCACAattagaaaaaaaactaaatacgtTTCACTTTCATATACTGCAAAATGATCTCAAATATTTGTAAAGTTTAAACCTCACTAGCATATTTGGCACTTGATGTGAAATCAGTTTCGTTTTGCCTCCTGTGGGCGTTTCCAAAATAGAACGATATAGTTTCAATTGAGTCTCTATTGAGACTGGCTGTGAGCCCTGCTCTGAAAACGAAACTTGATGAATATTGCGGTGCTAAGGAACCATGCATCTCATCTWGTAAACAAACTTGTCCACACATGATGACATCCACCAAGAAATACATACATCTCCTCGTTTAAATGAGTTGCACGATGTGAGCACATAGCCTAGCGCAGCTCAGTGAATTAGAACAGTCAAGAAGCAGTTAAACAGTATCAATCAGACTGCAGatacaaatgcattttttttctatttcacTCTAAGAATTCTTTAGATTATTTGCTAAATAATAtgcaaattaaaattaaatacatATGTGTCTCTTACCGGTCTCGGTTTATGCCATGCATTTTCATTGCAACAGGCTGCTAGTTGGTTGACTCCTTCAGCTTCCAAGTTGTGAGCCTGAGCAGCCGCAGCAAGCAAGGCAGTGCAAGCCCCAGCCGCGTCATCTGAGCTACCAGAAACGAAACRTATGGAAAGAATGTATTTACTAATTACAGAGTATTTCCATTTTAAGTATGGGGAACTTCGCAGGAAACACAACCTAAGCCTTGCAAGCTACATTGTCCAAAACCGCAGCTCAGCCTCAGACGCAAACAATGTCAAATGTGGTGGTCTTTCTCGGGTACATAAGCATTTCCCCATTCAATCCATTACCATATACTGTACCATAGGCTTTCTCTTTAGTACTTCATTAGGGTTGTCTAGTYYTGAATAGAKTGTCATCTTCACAGGTGAAATATCGTGCGATTATGGGGAAATGTGTCTACCTGKTCATTTTKTTTTGTAAGTATATTGATGGATggtgagactgactgactgattgattgatagaAAGACAGACATGTAGGTAGTGAtactagatagatagatagatagatagatagatagatagatagatagatagatagatagatagatagatagatagatagatagatagcagaGGACACTAGTGGACGGGGCTACacgaggacgggctcattgtaatggctggaatgtaatTGACAGAACGGTGtcaatgtggtttccatatgtttgataccatttaatttactccattccagccattacaatgagcacgtCCTCCTATAGTCTCCCACCAGCCGACACTGATAGTTTGCAAATGGGTTTAATAAACTATTAAATGTTCTTTTCTAGATGTTTCTGGACTACACTTTCTGTCCGCATCAGCTGTGGTCCATTTTGTTCAGGCTGGACAAAATGCTTCCCTGTCGTGCAACCTCACAAACAGTAAAGAAATAATCTGGTTCCAACTGCTCTCAGAGGAACTTGTTACCCTTATAACTGTTACCAGGCRATCACGTTTTCTAAATACTGCAGCAGTTAATGAGGAATACACGGGTCACTTTGACACAAAGGAAAACAACAGTTTGGAGATCATTGTGGTGACAGAAGCAGATTTGGGATTGTACTACTGTGCTGGTCGCTYCGATGGGACAGTGCGATTTGGAAAAGGCATCCGTCTGACTTTTGCAGGTATGTTGTTGGTCATCATTATATTAGTCAAATATGTATTTGGCCCAGTCTAAGAAATGCATTAGCTTGTCTTTAGTGTACTGAATAGATACCTTTATA from Salvelinus sp. IW2-2015 linkage group LG31, ASM291031v2, whole genome shotgun sequence includes the following:
- the LOC111955482 gene encoding uncharacterized protein — its product is MGKCVYLXIXFYVSGLHFLSASAVVHFVQAGQNASLSCNLTNSKEIIWFQLLSEELVTLITVTRXSRFLNTAAVNEEYTGHFDTKENNSLEIIVVTEADLGLYYCAGRXDGTVRFGKGIRLTFADAEVAERELVSCWTLLACVAPVSVLFGXLCLFGLCFQSGKSKCLCNTCVNRKSSLKEVDLHYASLKHIGNARPLLRECQDWPRGMSPMQQWPNVFIQAHDHHMYF